A segment of the Rhodospirillales bacterium genome:
CAAACGCCCAACGGTTCAGGTCGGTGACCCCTTTACCGAAAAGCTGTTGATCGAAGCCTGCCTTGAATTGATGGCAGAAGACATCATTATCGGCATTCAGGATATGGGTGCGGCTGGGCTGACATCTTCGGCTTTTGAAATGGCATCAAAGGGGGGCGTCGGGGTTGAACTTGATCTCGATCAGGTCCCTGTTCGTGAAACGGCCATGTCTGCATACGAAATTATGCTGTCAGAAAGCCAGGAACGGATGTTGATGGTCCTGGAACCCGACAAGGAAGCGATTGCCAAACGCATCTTCGATAAATGGGAACTGGATTTTGCTGTCATTGGCCACCTGACCGATACCGGACGCATGGTCCTGAAGCAGGACGGTAAAATGGTTGCAGACCTGCCCATTGATCCCCTGGCCGAAGCTGCTCCCATCTATGACCGCCCAACCAAATCAACGCCCCTGCCAGAACCCATCAATGCGGCGGACGTTCCCCTGCCCGCCGATCCCCTGGCATGTCTTGAACAAATTTTGGCATCCCCTGATATCTGTTCCAAACGCTGGATTTGGGAACAGTATGATCACATGGTTATGGCCGATACCGTTGCCCGCCCGGGCGGCGATGCAGCCATTGTCCGTATCCATGACTCAAACCGGGGGCTCGCCATGGTGACCGATTGCAATCCACGCTATTGCGGTGCCCATCCTGAGACCGGGGCTGCTCAGGCCGTTGCTGAAAGCTGGCGCAATCTGACCGCTGTCGGGGCCTTGCCGCTTGCCATCACAGACAACATGAATTTTGGCAATCCCGAACGCCCGGAAATTATGGGCCAATTTGCAGATGCCGTCGAAGGCATCCGCGATGCCTGCCTTGCCCTTGATTTCCCCGTCGTGTCCGGCAATGTCTCTTTCTACAATGAAACCAATGGCACGGGCATATTACCAACCCCCACCATTGGCGCTGTTGGATTAATTGATGATCTAGACCAGACCGTTGCCATGGCATATTCTGGCGCCAATCAAGACATCATTTTAATCGGTGATACCAAAGGGCATCTTGGCTGTTCCGCATATTTGCGTGAAATCGATGGCCGAACCGATGGCCCGCCGCCCGCCGTTGATCTTGCCATTGAACGGAAAAATGGCGATTTCGTGCGCGGCGAAATAAGGTCTCAAACGGTGGATGCGTGCCATGATGTTTCCGACGGCGGATTGCTGGTGGCGGTCGCAGAAATGGCCATTCAATCCAATATTGGCTGCACGTTAAATGCGCCAACATCTGATGTTCCACTGCACGGCTGGCTGTTTGGCGAAGATCAGGGCCGCTATATCCTGACCACCGATGACAGTAGCGCTATGTTAAAGCGCGCCGAAAAGGCAGGCGTTCGGGCAACCGTGATCGGGGTAACTGGCGGTGCGGCATTGACACTGGAAGGTAGCGATACCATATCCATAGAACGGCTCAAATCTGCCCATGAAGACTGGTTGCCCGCCTATATGGCCGGCAAAACAAAATAAGGATTACCCCGTTATGGCAATGGACCCATCAGAAATTGAAACCCTGATCAAAGAAGCCCTGCCCGATGCCGAAGTGACCATTCAGGATTTAGCTGGTGATGGGGATCATTATGCCGCCACCGTGGTTTCTGCGTCTTTTGAAGGAAAATCCAGGGTAGCCCAGCACCAAATGATCTATACTGCGCTTCAGGGTCGCATGGGGGCAGAACTTCATGCGCTTGCGCTGAAAACCAGCGCCCCGAACAATTCTTAAACCGTCCACGTTAACGACCTCTGCTGAAGGATAGTGCCATGACCGATAATCCAGCCCATGACCAAATCAAAGAAGAAGTAACCAGCAACGATGTTGTCTTGTTCATGAAAGGGACACCGGTTTTTCCACAATGTGGATTTTCTTCGACCGTGGTCCAAGTCTTGTCCCTGATGGGCGCCAAGTTTAAGGGGATCGATGTTCTGGCCGATGCCGAAATTCGCGAAGGCATTAAATCATTTTCAAGCTGGCCAACCATTCCCCAGCTTTACGTCAAAGGCGAATTCATTGGTGGCTGTGACATCATCCGTGAAATGTACGAATCCGGGGAATTGCACCAGGTGATGACAGAAAAAGGGATTGCCGTTACCGCACCCGAAGGCGCGCCTGAAGCCGAATAAAACCGACACAAGATCAAAAAAAGGGCCGCCCATTGGGCGGCCCTTTTTGTATTCGCTTGAAACAGAAGCTGGTTAGCGAGAATAAAATTCGATAACCAGGTTGGGTTCCATCTGGACCGCATAAGGTATCTCAGCCAATTGGGGAATACGAACCAGAGACCCTTTCATCTTGTTATGGTCAACAGATACATATTCAGGAATTTCACGTTCTCCCGATTCCACGCCTTCCAAAACCAAAGGCAATTCGCGGGATTTTTCCTTAATATCAACCTCGTCACCCACCTTGACCTGATAGGAAGGGATTGTGACGCGCTTGCCATTCACCCGGACATGTCCGTGGCTGACGAATTGGCGTGCGGCAAAAACTGTGGGGACAAATTTCATCCGATAAATCAGCGCATCCAACCGGCTTTCAAGAAGACCAACCAGATTTTCTCCGGTGTCGCCCTTGCGGCGCACGGCTTCCTTGTAATAGCTGCGGAACTGGCGTTCGCCAACATTCCCATAATAGCCTTTAAGCTTCTGCTTGGCCTGCAACTGAACCCCAAAATCAGACAGCTTGAAACGCCGCTGGCCATGTTCGCCAGGTCCGGTGTCGCGCTTGTTGATGGGGCTTTTGGCCCGACCCCAGAGATTCACTCCAAGACGTCGGTCAATCTTATACTTCGACGATAGTCGCTTGCTCATGTTCTCAATACCCGTGTTTATGGTGTTATTATTGTCCTGGTTATTCCCCAATCGCTAAAACGACGAAGAAGAGGGCTTAACACCCTTCATTCCCAAGAAGAAGCGCGCAATATAGTCAACTTGGCCCCTTTGTCAATCAATCCCCGCCTGAACCTGGGGGTATCACTCCTAACGAAACTTGACCAGAGACGTGATAACACCCCTGAGAGTTCTAACCTCTTGATCTGTAAGCGAAGATCGCGTGAAAATGTTGCGAATGTTAAGCGCCATTGTGGGCTTTTTTTCAGGCGGGCGCAGAAATCCAGCTTCATCCAACTCACCGATTAAATGATCTAAAAGCCCATCGAGGTCTTTTTTGGTTGCTGGCAAGGTTTGGGCGCCACCCCGATGCAAGGCCCCATCAGCCATATCGTCAGAGGCAACCATTTGGGCCATTCGCCATTCATAGCCCAAAATCAGAACGGCCTGAGCCAGATTTAGGGATGAAAAGTCTGGATTGGTCGGCACCTCAATGATGGCATCGGACCGGGTCACTGCATCATTATCAAGGCCAGAGCGTTCCGCACCGAATAGAATCCCGACCTCAGCCCCGCCGTTCAGTGCCGTTTGAATTTCTGAAACGGCTTTGCGCGGCTCATACGTAGGCTTCACCATGTCCCGGGGTCTGGCGGTGGTTGCATATAGATGATGGATGTCTGCAACCGCATCTTCCAGATTTGTAAACACCTCGGCACCCTCCAACACAACATCTGCACCGGCCGCCGTGGCTTGGGCCTTTTCATTGGGCCAAAATTCCCGTGGGCGCACCAGACGCATTCGGGTCAATCCGCAATTGAGCATGGCGCGCGCAGTGGCACCGATGTTTTCCCCAATTTGGGGATGAACAAGAATGATAATGGGTTCAATCAAAGTTTTGGAATCTGTCATAACAATGCAGGCCCGCAATCAGGCCTTGGCGCCTTCTACGAACAGCTTATACGTAATGGCATCGTTCAAGGCATTAAACGATGCATCAATCACGTTGGTCGAAACCCCAACGGTCGACCAACGCCGGCCCTTACCATCAACGCTTTCGATCACCACACGGGTTACCGCCATGGTGCCTTCGCCCGGAGACAGGATGCGCACCTTGTAATCGACAAGGCGCATATCTTCCAGCTCTGCATAGGCGGGCAACAATGCCTTACGTAATGTGTTGTCCAACGCATTGACCGGGCCATTGCCTTCAGAAACGGTCATGCCATGGGCACCCTTCACCGCAACTTTGATGGTGGCTTCTGACAGGGTGATCAATTCGCCCTTCGCATTCCAGCGCCGTTCATCCAGTACCCGAAACGATGACAGCCGGAAATATTCCGGCACCGAATCCAGGGCACGGCGCGCCAAAAGCTCAAAACTTGCCTCTGCACCATCATAGGAATACCCCTCATATTCCCGGGCTTTAACGTCTTCGACCAGCGTTGCAATCCGTTTGTCATTGGCTTCTATCTCTATGCCAACTTCGCGCAGACGAAACAAAATGTTGGCCCGTCCGGCCTGATCGGAAACCACAATGGTGCGGTTGTTGCCAACGGTTTCCGGCGGGATGTGTTCATAACAGCGCGGGTCTTTTTCCACCGCAGAAACATGCAGCCCCCCCTTATGGGCAAAGGCGGCTTCGCCAACATAGGCCGCATGGCGGTTGGGTGCCCGGTTAAGCCGTTCATCCAACACCCTTGAAACATGGGTTAGGCGCGTCAAATGATCGGGGTTGATGCCCGTATCAAATCCCATCTTCAACATCAAACTGGGCAGGATAGAGATCAAATTGGCATTGCCACAGCGCTCCCCCAGACCATTAATGGTGCCTTGGACCTGACGCACACCGGCGCACACTGCCGCCAAAGAATTAGCGACCGCATTTTCGGTGTCATTATGGCAATGGATGCCAAGATGGTGGCCGGGAATGGTCTTGGTCACGACTTTGATGATGGCCTCAACGTCATGGGGCAAGGTGCCGCCATTGGTGTCACACAGCACGACCCAACGGGCACCGGCGTCATAGGCCGCCTTCACACATTCAAGGGCATAATCGGGGTTTGCTTTATAACCATCAAAAAAATGCTCGGCATCAAACAAAACCTCATCCATTTTTTTAACAGCGATTGCCACGCTGTCTGAAATCATGGCAACGTTTTCATCCTTAGCGATGCCCAAGGCAATATCCACCTGAAAATCCCAGGTTTTGCCCACCATGCAAACAACCCGCGCTTTGGTGCCAAACAAGGCTGTCAGACCGGGGTCATTATCCGCACTGCGCCCGGCACGCCGCGTCATCCCAAAGGCTGTAAACTTGGCGTTGATAAGGTCCGGTGCTTCGGCAAAAAAGGCATTATCGGTCGGGTTGGCACCGGGCCAACCGCCTTCAACGTAATCCACGCCCAATTCATCCAGCGCCAATGCAATGGCCACCTTGTCATTGACGTTGAAATCTACGCCCTGGGTTTGGGCGCCATCACGCAGCGTGCAATCGTACAGATAAACCCGATTGTCATCGTTTTTGTTCTTTTTATCGCTCATCCTGCGCGCCTCCAGATGGTGCCGTCTGGTTTGTCTTCTAACATGATACCGTTTTCCAGCAATTCGTCACGGATACGATCCGCCTCGGCAAAATCCTTATCGGCACGGGCCGCCATGCGCTGTTCGATCAGGTCCATAATCGCTGCCTCATCATAGAGGCCAACATCACCGGTTTTAAACCACGCTTCCGGATCGCCCTGCAAAAGCCCCAGCATATTTCCAGCAGACAGCAGGATTTCCAGCTTGTAACGAAGTGTCTTTCTATCCCCCGATGCAAGCGCCTCAAACACCGCATCGGCATCCGCATTCAGTTGCGTGACAGCAAGGGCCGTATTCAAATCATCAGACAGCGCCGCCATAATTTCAGGTGAAGGCTCGGCCGCATTCAGCGCAGAGGCCCGTTTTTCATTTTTCGATAAATTCAGCGCCACATCCGCTTCCTTCAATGCCCGGTACCAACGGTCCAGATTGGTCACGGCCTCTTTTAAGCCGGTTTCCGTGAAATCGAGCGGGGCGCGGTAATGGCTTTTCAGCAGGAACAAACGAAGGGCTTCCCCCGGTGCTTTGGACAACAGGTCTTCGACCGTGAAAAAATTGCCAACAGATTTTGACATTTTTTCGCCGTTTACCGTCAGATACCCGTTATGCATCCAGTAGCGCACAAAAGGCGCATCGCCATGGGCGCAGGTGCTTTGGGCAATTTCGTTTTCGTGGTGGGGAAAGATCAGATCGAGCCCGCCACCATGGATATCAAAGCTTTCGCCCAGATGGGCCTTTGACATGGCCGAACATTCGATGTGCCAGCCCGGACGTCCCCGCCCCCATGGGCTATCCCAACCGGGTTGGTCATCACTGGATGGTTTCCATAACACAAAATCACACGGGTCTTTCTTGTACGGTGCCACATCCACCCGGGCACCGGCGATCATTTCACGCATGTCCCGATTGGCAAGTTGGCCATATTTTTCCATGGCAGGCACGTTGAACAACACGTGGCCTTCTTCTGCATAGGCATAGCCATTGGTGATCAAACATTCGATCATGGCGATCATCTGGGGGATGTGTGCTGTGGCACGCGGTTCTACATCCGGCGGCAACGCGCCAAGGGCAGCCATGTCTTCATGAAAGGCATTCGTCGTTTCCTGCGTCAGCGTTTCTATAGAAACGCCAGATTCCGCAGCAGCATTCATGATTTTATCATCGATATCCGTGATGTTGCGGCAATAGGTCACCACGGCCGGGGCGGGATAAAGTACTTTCAGCAGACGGTACAAAACATCAAACACCACCACCGGGCGTGCATTACCGATATGCGCCCGGTCATAGACCGTTGGCCCACAGACATACATGCGCACGTGGTTCGGATCGAGAGGCACAAAATCCTCTTTCTTCCGGGTAAGGGTGTTGTGTAGTTTTAACGTCACTGGTTTCTATCCATTTCTCTGTTTGGCAACATTTCTGCAAATCCGGGTCATTTCTTTTATCACTTATGACCTGTGAAAGAATTGGTAATGGGATACCGCCGTTCACGACCAAAGGCACGGCGCGTAATTTTCACCCCCGGCGGGGCTTGACGACGCTTGTATTCTGCAATATTCACCATCCGCCAAACCCGCAACACCATCTCACGGTCATAACCCCTTGCTGTGATCTCGGATATTGCCATATCCCCTTCGATCAAGTCGTTCAATATATCATCCAACACATCATAGGGCGGCAGGCTATCCTGATCGGTCTGATCGGGCTTCAATTCCGCCGATGGTGGCTTGGTAATAATGCGCTCAGCCATCACCGAACCCTTGGGACCCATGGCACCTTCGGGGCAGTTTTCATTGCGCCACCGGCTGAGTGCGAACACGGTCGTTTTGTAGACATCCTTCAAGACCGAATACCCGCCGCACATATCGCCATAAAGGGTGGCATAGCCCACCGACATTTCCGACTTGTTCCCCGTCGATAAAACCATGTATCCAAATTTATTGGAAAGTGCCATCAAGGTAATGCCGCGTGATCGCGCCTGTATGTTTTCTTCTGTCGTATCCCCATCAAGGCCCGCAAAGCTGTCTGCCAGCATGGCATCGAATGCCGCCATGGCCGGATCAATGGCAATGCTGTCCAGCCGCATATCAAGCGCTTTGGCCAGCGCGCCTGCATCATCAAGGCTGTCCTGGGATGTATAGGGGGATGGCATCATCACGCAATGGACCCGGTCTGCGCCCAAGGCATCAACGGCAACCAAGGCGGAAAGGGCGGAATCAATCCCCCCCGAAAGCCCGATCAAAACGCCTTTGAAAGAATTTTTGTTCACATAATCGCGAAGCCCCAACACCATGGCCTGATAGATGCCAGACAATCCTTCCACCGGGGCGGCACATGCCACCTGGTCTGGAACGAATTTTGTGCCATCGCTTTTGCAGGAAACAACTGCGAAATCCGATGCAAAACTTTGAAGCCCTGCCATCTGGCCGCCATCGGCATTGATGACAAAACTGGCCCCATCGAAAACCAGTTCATCCTGGCCACCGACCTGGTTTACATAAACCAACCCAAGCCCGGTTTCCGATGCCCGCGCACGGGCAAGAGAGAGACGCTCATCACCCTTGTCCAGTTCATAGGGGGAGCCATTGATAACAATCAGAATTTCCGCACCCTGTTCTTTTAAGGCTTGTGCCGGGCCTTTGCCCCACATGTCTTCGCATACCATGACCCCAAGGCGGGTGCCTTTAAAGGTGATGGGTTTGGGCATGGGTCCCGGTGCAAAAACCCGCACTTCATCAAATACCCCGTAATTGGGAAGGTCATTCTTTTGAACCACCGCCGCAACCGCGCCATCGGCCAGAAAAAGCGCTGCATTATACACCGATCCATCCACACGCCAGGGTGCACCAACAATCATGGCCGGGCCAGATTGGGTGGCTTTGGCCAGTTCTTCCACGGTTTGAACAACGCCATCCAGAAAAATGGGTTTTAGAACCAGATCTTCCGGCGGATAGCCAGAAACAACCAGTTCAGGGAACACCACCAGATCACAGCCTTTTGCCCCGGCCAGATCATGGGCAGCCAAGATCATATCCCGGTTGCCGTCCAGATCACCGACGGTGGGATTAACTTGGGCGAGCCCAATGCTCAGCGTTTCATTTGGGGTTTTATTCATGGGTTCATCACTTCACGAGCATTCATTTGTTTATCGGTTGCGGGCATTCCCCGCAGTCCGCCACAAGGAAACGCCCGTATCAGGATACTGCCATAATTCGTGGATTGCCGTTAACCTGGCGTTCTTTCTTCAGCATTTCGGCAATCACAAATGCAAGCTCCAATGCCTGTGAAGCATTAAGCCTCGGGTCGCAATGGGTGTGATAGCGCGCACCCAGACCAGATTCAGGAATGGCCTGAGCACCACCAACACATTCGGTCACGTCTTGGCCGGTCATTTCAAAATGCACGCCACCGGCATGGGTCCCCTCGGCCGCATGAACATTGAAGAAGCCTGTTACCTCTTCCAGAATACGATCCACATGCCGGGTCTTGTACCCGCTGGAGGATTTCACCGTATTGGCATGCATGGGATCACAGGCCCAGACCACTTTACGGCCCTCCGCCTTGATGGCACGCACCAGTTTAGGCAGACGCGTTTCCACCTGATCATGGCCCATCCGCGCAATAATGGTGATGCGACCGGCAATGTTTTCAGGATTTAACGTATCAATCAGGTGCAACAAATCATCGGGTTCCATGGTTGGGCCCGCTTTCATGCCCAACGGATTATTCACGCCGCGCAAGAATTCCACCTGGGCGTTATCGGCCTGGCGGGTTCGATCCCCGATCCACAACATATGGGCGGAACAGTCATACCATTCACCCGTCAGGGAATCGATGCGGGTCAGGGCTTGTTCATATCCCAACAACAACGCTTCATGAGATGTATAAAAATCGGTTTCCCGAATTTGGGGGGCAGTTTCCGATGTCAAACCACAGGCTTCCATAAAGCCAAGGGTGTCATCAATGCGATCGGCCAGTTCCTGATATTTTTGTCCTTCAGAACTGTTTTCAACAAAGCCAAGGTTCCAACGGTGAACCCGGTGCAAATCGGCATAGCCACCCTGGGCAAAGGCCCGCAAAAGATTAAGGGTTGATGCAGACTGGCTATAGGCCTGTATCAAACGATCCGGATCGGGACGCCTTGATGGTTCCGTAAATTCCATGGCATTGACCATGTCACCGCGATAGCTGGGCAGGCTGACACCGTCGATGGTTTCAAAATCGTCTGAACGGGGTTTCGCAAATTGGCCCGCCATGCGGCCAACCTTGACCACGGGGCAGCTGGCGCCATAGGTCAGCGCCACCGACATCTGCAACAGCACCCGAAATGTATCGCGGATATTGTCGGGATGGAATTCTGCAAAACTTTCGGCGCAATCGCCCCCTTGCAACAAGAAGGCCTTGCCTTCGGCAACCCCGCCCAATTGTTCGGTCAGCCTGCGCGCTTCGCCTGCAAACACCAGCGGCGGGTATGAGGCGAGCTTGTCCTCAACCGCCTCAAGCTCGCCCTGATCGGGCCACTGGGGCTGTTGAAGAATTGGCTTATCGCGCCAGCTTGATGGCGTCCATTTGGCGGCCATGATCCGTCCTACATTTGTTCAAATTCGGCCCCCTTGGACCGAGAGGCGGTTTATAGCCCCCTTTTCCTGATAATTCCAGCGAAACGGACGACCTTATCCACAGGCCCCCTATACCCTCAAAAATATGGGCAAAGGTTAAAAACCTTATGGAATCAAGCGGCTTCCCCAGATTTTAGGTAACCGGGGTCATTTCCAGTGGTGTTTTCAGCGCTTCGCCCGGATCAGGCACGATCCCAATCATCTGATGGATGATTTCTGGATGGATCGGGCGTTCACAATCAATGTTGATCCATAGACGCATCAAGTGGCGTTTGCGGTCAGGTTCGGGCCAGTCTTCATAGGCCGTGCGTGCGTGCAGGGCCACATGGTTGAGCACGAATGAAATATCGCCCAACTGAAAATCCACATCCATGGCAAGCTCGCCCGAAAGCGCCTGATAAAAATCAATCGCTTCACGCTGGGCCGGGGTCAGTTTTTCTACCCCCGGCAATTTCTGGGCACGCTCGATAGTACTTGATGCCCCCCGCGCCGAAAAATATCCATCCGTGACGCTGAACACGGGCTGGCGTAAAAAGGCATCCTCGCCAGGAGGAATTTCGCCGCGCCGGGATCGATAAAACCGAAACGCGAGTTCACGGGCCAATTCAGGTCGGCGGGCCAACATTTCATTATAGACCGTCACGGAACTGACAATCCGGTGCTGTCCGCCAGATTTTGAGGGGCACAGGCACATCAAAGATAAAAGCTCACAGCTGTCTGCATGAAAGCCAAGCTCATTAGCAGAATTGTATCCGCGCCCGGTTGGGGTATTGATGTCACCGCCGGCATCTTTGACATGCTCCAGCAAATGGCCCTTGGCATTTTGGGGCACCGGGGTGCCCATATAAACACCCAACCCCCAAAAGGCGATGGCATTTTGCGCAATGGTCCGGCCTTCTACGGGCAAGCCGCGCAGGAAGCCAAAGCCCCGGCCTTCCATCAGCTCGTCTCTAATTTCGGCCATCACAGCGGAAAATTTTGGAAGCTGAAATCCATCGCGGTCCAGATCTTTTAATTCCGCGCCGCTTTTTTCAAACCGGTCAACGGCATCAAAAATTTCTGATATTTCCGCATCAGACAATTGATAGATAAATCGGTCCGTGCCCTGAAGGTCTTCGGCACGCCACCCCGCCGGGTCTTCTATGGGCTGGTTTAAAACCGCCGCGTCGCGCCCGCGCGGTGCGGGTACCCAAGTTTGTTTGATATCGGTCATTTAAATCACTCCCAGATAGTCTCCGCCTGAGGTGCAATAATACTACGATATCTTATCATACATCAAAACAAGTTCTTCTGCTGTGGTGGGATGCACCGCCATGGTGGCATCCATCTGCGCCTTGGTCAGGCCGGATTTCACAGCAATCCCAAGAGCTTGGATGACTTCGCCCGCATCCATGCCAACCATATGAATGCCCAAAACCCGGTCTGTCGCGCCATCGACAATGGTTTTGATCATAACCTTTTCAGCTCTACCCGAAATCGTGTGCTTCAAAGGCCGAAATTCTGCCCGGTAAATATCTACGTCTGGGAATTTTTCCCGCGCTTGCAATTCTGTCAACCCAACGGTGCCCACGGGCGGCTGGGTAAAGACGGCTGTTGGGATAAATTCATGGTCCGGTATGGTCGGGTTGTCTTTGAACAGGGTTTCGATCAAACAGACCGCTTCATGAATGGCAACCGGGGTCAGGTTGACCCGATCAGTACAATCGCCAATGGCAAAAATATGGGGCACCTGGCTTTTTGAATAATCATCAACGATGACTGCACCGTTTTTAGCCATGCCAACTCCGGCCGCTTCCAACCCCAGACCATCGGTGTTGGGCACGCGGCCCGTAGCCACCAGCACCTGATCACAATCGATGCTTTCCCCATCATCCAATTGAACGCGCAAGCCATCGCCGCTTTTTTCCAAACCTGAAATGTTGCTTTCAAACCGGAAGGTCACGCCTTTTTCTGTCATTTCGCGATGCACAGCCTTGCGCACATCGTCATCAAAGCCCCGAAGCGGCATATCGCCCCGGTACACCACGGCAACATCCGCCCCAAGCCCCGCAAAGATGCAGGCAAATTCAAGCGCAATGTAGCCCGCACCGTTGATCACCAGACGTTTGGGAAAGTCGTCCAAATCAAAAATTTCGTTAGACGTGATGGCCAGTTCTGCCCCCGGCATGTCTGGCACAAAGGGCGTGCCGCCGGTAGAAATGATGATGTTTTCGGCCCTGATCGTTTGATCGCCGATGCGCACCGTGTGAGCATCTTCCAAAACGGCGCGCCCCTTGAAAAGATCGACATTGGCGTTATCCAGCACGCCGTCATAAATCCCTTCCAGTCGGCTCAGTTCCTTTTTCTTGGCGGCCACCAAGGTTGGCCAATCAAACTTGACCCCCTCAACCGTCCAGCCATAAGCGGCGGCATCTTCGATATCGTGGCCATAATGGGATGCAAAGACATAGAATTTCTTTGGCACACAGCCCCGGTGCACACAGGTGCCGCCAACAGTCCATGCTTCGGCCAGCCCCGATCGTTTGCCAAGCCCGCCCGCCAACCGCGCAGCCCGAACCCCGCCGGACCCCGCACCAATGGTGAACAGATCATAATCGTATCCAGACATTAACAGGCCGCCTTATGCGCCACGGTCAACCCGGCGCTTATGCGCCGACGCCTCCCATGCACATGTATTTAACTTCGACAAATTCATCGATGCCGTAATGAGACCCTTCCCGGCCTGTGCCCGATTCCTTGACCCCGCCAAAGGGCGCGACCTCGGTTGAAATGATGCCTTCGTTAATGCCAACGATGCCATATTCCAATGCTTCGGCCACCCGCCATACCCGGCCAACGTCGCGGGCATAGAAATACGCAGCAAGGCCGAATTCCGTATCATTGGCCATTTTGATGGCCTGTGCTTCGGTCTTGAACCGGAAAATCGGCGCCATGGGGCCAAAGGTTTCTTCTTTTGCCACCATCATCTTGGTGTTGGCATTGCCAATCACGGTCGGCTGGAAGAAAGACCCGCCCAGTTTGTGGCGTTTGCCCCCGGTCAAAACCTTGCCGCCCTTGGAAACGGCATCGGCAATGTGTTCTTCGACCTTTTCCACGCCCTTCATATCAATCATCGGGCCTTGGGTCATGCCGGGTTTCATCCCATCACCCACCTTCAGCTTCTTCACCGCCGCCACCAGTTTCTTGGTAAAGGCGTTATAGACCTTGTCTTGAACCAAAATGCGGTTGGCACAAACGC
Coding sequences within it:
- a CDS encoding NAD+ synthase, producing MNKTPNETLSIGLAQVNPTVGDLDGNRDMILAAHDLAGAKGCDLVVFPELVVSGYPPEDLVLKPIFLDGVVQTVEELAKATQSGPAMIVGAPWRVDGSVYNAALFLADGAVAAVVQKNDLPNYGVFDEVRVFAPGPMPKPITFKGTRLGVMVCEDMWGKGPAQALKEQGAEILIVINGSPYELDKGDERLSLARARASETGLGLVYVNQVGGQDELVFDGASFVINADGGQMAGLQSFASDFAVVSCKSDGTKFVPDQVACAAPVEGLSGIYQAMVLGLRDYVNKNSFKGVLIGLSGGIDSALSALVAVDALGADRVHCVMMPSPYTSQDSLDDAGALAKALDMRLDSIAIDPAMAAFDAMLADSFAGLDGDTTEENIQARSRGITLMALSNKFGYMVLSTGNKSEMSVGYATLYGDMCGGYSVLKDVYKTTVFALSRWRNENCPEGAMGPKGSVMAERIITKPPSAELKPDQTDQDSLPPYDVLDDILNDLIEGDMAISEITARGYDREMVLRVWRMVNIAEYKRRQAPPGVKITRRAFGRERRYPITNSFTGHK
- a CDS encoding 3-deoxy-7-phosphoheptulonate synthase class II is translated as MAAKWTPSSWRDKPILQQPQWPDQGELEAVEDKLASYPPLVFAGEARRLTEQLGGVAEGKAFLLQGGDCAESFAEFHPDNIRDTFRVLLQMSVALTYGASCPVVKVGRMAGQFAKPRSDDFETIDGVSLPSYRGDMVNAMEFTEPSRRPDPDRLIQAYSQSASTLNLLRAFAQGGYADLHRVHRWNLGFVENSSEGQKYQELADRIDDTLGFMEACGLTSETAPQIRETDFYTSHEALLLGYEQALTRIDSLTGEWYDCSAHMLWIGDRTRQADNAQVEFLRGVNNPLGMKAGPTMEPDDLLHLIDTLNPENIAGRITIIARMGHDQVETRLPKLVRAIKAEGRKVVWACDPMHANTVKSSSGYKTRHVDRILEEVTGFFNVHAAEGTHAGGVHFEMTGQDVTECVGGAQAIPESGLGARYHTHCDPRLNASQALELAFVIAEMLKKERQVNGNPRIMAVS
- a CDS encoding TauD/TfdA family dioxygenase; translation: MTDIKQTWVPAPRGRDAAVLNQPIEDPAGWRAEDLQGTDRFIYQLSDAEISEIFDAVDRFEKSGAELKDLDRDGFQLPKFSAVMAEIRDELMEGRGFGFLRGLPVEGRTIAQNAIAFWGLGVYMGTPVPQNAKGHLLEHVKDAGGDINTPTGRGYNSANELGFHADSCELLSLMCLCPSKSGGQHRIVSSVTVYNEMLARRPELARELAFRFYRSRRGEIPPGEDAFLRQPVFSVTDGYFSARGASSTIERAQKLPGVEKLTPAQREAIDFYQALSGELAMDVDFQLGDISFVLNHVALHARTAYEDWPEPDRKRHLMRLWINIDCERPIHPEIIHQMIGIVPDPGEALKTPLEMTPVT
- the gor gene encoding glutathione-disulfide reductase: MSGYDYDLFTIGAGSGGVRAARLAGGLGKRSGLAEAWTVGGTCVHRGCVPKKFYVFASHYGHDIEDAAAYGWTVEGVKFDWPTLVAAKKKELSRLEGIYDGVLDNANVDLFKGRAVLEDAHTVRIGDQTIRAENIIISTGGTPFVPDMPGAELAITSNEIFDLDDFPKRLVINGAGYIALEFACIFAGLGADVAVVYRGDMPLRGFDDDVRKAVHREMTEKGVTFRFESNISGLEKSGDGLRVQLDDGESIDCDQVLVATGRVPNTDGLGLEAAGVGMAKNGAVIVDDYSKSQVPHIFAIGDCTDRVNLTPVAIHEAVCLIETLFKDNPTIPDHEFIPTAVFTQPPVGTVGLTELQAREKFPDVDIYRAEFRPLKHTISGRAEKVMIKTIVDGATDRVLGIHMVGMDAGEVIQALGIAVKSGLTKAQMDATMAVHPTTAEELVLMYDKIS